A single window of Anaerocolumna chitinilytica DNA harbors:
- a CDS encoding response regulator transcription factor — MKRIFLVEDDKAIAKNLILLLRSEGYTVTHAPTRNAALAALAGNKFDLALVDISLPDGNGFTVCTEIKETEDIPVIFLTASGDEASVVTGLNMGADDYITKPFRPRELIARIGTALRKSSRSGSEYEIRGLYVDTASGIVKKNGSEVFLSALEYRLLLVFLSNPKSIITRVRLLDELWDAAGEFVNDNTLTVYIKRLREKIENDPANPQIILTVRGTGYRLGDWHASE, encoded by the coding sequence ATGAAACGGATTTTCTTAGTTGAGGACGATAAGGCTATCGCTAAGAACCTTATACTGCTACTCCGCTCGGAAGGCTATACAGTCACTCATGCCCCGACAAGAAATGCAGCTCTTGCCGCCCTTGCCGGAAACAAGTTTGACTTAGCATTGGTTGATATTTCTTTACCTGACGGAAATGGCTTCACGGTATGTACAGAAATCAAAGAAACAGAAGATATTCCGGTTATCTTTCTGACTGCTTCCGGTGATGAGGCAAGTGTTGTTACCGGGTTGAACATGGGGGCAGACGACTATATTACCAAGCCTTTTCGTCCCCGGGAATTGATAGCTCGTATTGGAACCGCTCTGCGAAAAAGCAGCCGTTCCGGTTCAGAATATGAAATCCGAGGTCTTTATGTCGACACGGCAAGTGGTATTGTGAAAAAAAACGGCAGTGAGGTTTTTCTTTCTGCCTTGGAATATCGATTGTTACTGGTGTTTCTTAGCAATCCTAAAAGTATTATAACGAGGGTCAGGCTGCTTGACGAACTCTGGGATGCAGCGGGAGAGTTTGTCAATGATAATACCTTGACCGTATACATAAAACGCTTGCGTGAGAAGATAGAAAACGACCCGGCAAATCCGCAAATAATCCTGACCGTTCGTGGTACCGGGTATCGATTGGGGGATTGGCATGCTTCGGAATAG
- a CDS encoding sensor histidine kinase — protein MLRNREFRQFVILYSVIAAGTVVLGFIINVAAGILSLSAAAAFGASFFLFTKARYKSIEQISDQIDLVLHNADHLYIGESEEGELSILQSEITKMTLRIREQNEALKKEKEHLADSLADIAHQLRTPLTSVNLILSLLENNSDENERKAFMRETEELLVRMDWLITSLLKLSRLDAGIVVFQWESIDVNNLIRTSLRPLLIPMDLHNIELQINAPAGMIIQGDSGWLSEAIQNILKNCMESAGENGKIEIICTDNPLFTEITIHDSGLGFENKDLPCLFDRFYRGKNSSAEGYGIGLALCKMIITRQGGTITAKNHPQGGAIFSLRFSK, from the coding sequence ATGCTTCGGAATAGAGAGTTTCGGCAGTTTGTCATTTTGTACTCCGTAATTGCCGCAGGCACTGTAGTACTGGGATTTATAATCAATGTGGCAGCAGGCATCCTTTCCCTATCCGCTGCCGCTGCCTTTGGAGCAAGTTTTTTTCTATTTACCAAAGCCAGGTATAAAAGCATTGAGCAAATATCAGATCAAATAGACCTTGTACTTCATAATGCTGACCATCTGTATATTGGTGAATCAGAAGAAGGTGAGCTTTCTATACTGCAAAGTGAGATTACTAAAATGACACTGCGCATTAGGGAGCAAAATGAAGCACTAAAGAAAGAAAAAGAGCATCTTGCCGATTCATTGGCGGATATTGCCCACCAGCTTCGTACCCCTCTCACTTCAGTAAACCTTATACTTTCCTTACTAGAGAATAATTCGGATGAAAATGAGCGTAAAGCCTTTATGCGGGAAACAGAGGAATTGCTTGTGAGAATGGATTGGCTGATTACTTCACTGCTCAAATTATCCCGCTTGGACGCCGGTATTGTGGTGTTCCAATGGGAATCAATAGATGTAAATAACTTGATTCGAACTTCCCTTCGCCCATTGTTAATTCCAATGGATCTGCATAATATTGAACTGCAAATAAATGCTCCCGCCGGAATGATTATTCAAGGGGATTCCGGCTGGCTTTCGGAAGCAATTCAAAATATTCTTAAAAATTGCATGGAAAGCGCAGGCGAGAATGGGAAGATTGAGATTATCTGTACGGATAATCCATTGTTTACGGAGATTACGATCCACGACAGTGGGTTAGGATTTGAAAATAAAGATTTACCGTGCCTGTTTGACAGGTTTTATCGTGGGAAGAATTCAAGCGCCGAGGGATATGGAATTGGGTTGGCACTCTGTAAGATGATTATAACACGGCAGGGAGGAACGATTACTGCTAAAAATCACCCCCAGGGTGGTGCAATCTTTTCCCTCCGTTTCTCAAAGTGA
- a CDS encoding ABC transporter ATP-binding protein translates to MEFLKIENLCKSYGKGENQVIALDNVSLTIEKGEFTAIIGSSGSGKSTLLHIIGGVDVPTSGKVYLEGQDVYAGSNEKLAIFRRRQVGLIYQFHNLIPTLNVVENITLPILMDKRKVNEERLNDLLQMLGLQERKNHLPNQLSGGQQQRVSIGRALMNAPAVMLADEPTGSLDSRNGHEIVKLLKESNKKYGQTLLLVTHDENIALQADRIIGISDGKVTRDERMVQP, encoded by the coding sequence ATGGAGTTTTTAAAAATTGAAAATCTATGTAAGAGCTACGGAAAAGGTGAGAATCAGGTTATCGCTCTAGACAATGTTTCCCTTACAATTGAAAAAGGAGAGTTTACTGCGATTATAGGCTCCTCCGGTTCCGGTAAATCTACTTTACTTCATATTATCGGCGGAGTGGATGTGCCGACAAGTGGAAAAGTATATTTGGAAGGGCAGGATGTTTATGCAGGAAGCAATGAGAAACTCGCTATTTTCCGCAGACGGCAGGTTGGACTGATATATCAGTTTCACAATCTCATCCCTACCTTGAATGTGGTGGAAAACATCACGTTACCAATCCTGATGGATAAGCGTAAGGTTAACGAGGAACGACTGAATGACCTGCTCCAAATGCTTGGACTGCAGGAACGTAAAAATCATTTGCCTAATCAGCTGTCAGGTGGACAGCAGCAGCGTGTTTCCATAGGACGTGCTTTAATGAATGCTCCGGCCGTAATGCTTGCCGATGAGCCCACAGGCAGCTTGGACAGCCGGAATGGACATGAAATCGTCAAACTGCTCAAAGAAAGCAATAAAAAGTATGGACAGACCCTGCTTCTCGTTACTCATGATGAAAATATTGCTCTGCAGGCAGACCGAATTATCGGTATCTCAGACGGCAAAGTTACGCGGGATGAGAGGATGGTACAGCCATGA
- a CDS encoding FtsX-like permease family protein — protein MNIFNKVTLQNMKKSHTRTVVTIIGVILSAAMITAVATFGTSLLNFMLKVSVQKYGDWHVEFFDAAASFVQERAHDHNVTKTAAFENIGYADLEGAKSPEKPYLFIAGFNKETFDTLPISLIAGRLPKNSGEILVPSHVAAKGGVRFKVGDTISLAVGDRLEGDKKLSQHDPYQYRKETLVSKVQRTYTVVGICNRPAFEEHSAPGYTLITKADTVDKADSNSLFVTLKNPHKVKAYVNSTAGAGGYLLNDDVLRFMGITDNKLFNGFLYMVGSILVAIIMLGSIFLIYNSFNISLNERTRQFGILSSVGATAKQLRNSVLFEGVCIGAIGIPIGVMVGIGSIGLINPIVDGKFRNILKSTVPLTLSVSVPAIVAAGAVSLVTILISAYIPAKKAANTPIMESIRQTNEIKTDAKAVKTSKLTQYIFGLEGTLALKNFKRNKRRYRSIVLSLTLSVVLFVSGSAFGTTLKRLSNQYTVDIDYDIYFTNQDMNDGEMFPLYDKLKTADGVYESSYQSVLAYSCLVKAEDLSDKYREYRGYKKADETVSLPMDIQFISDSEYLSFIKDLGLSPEEYTGQNAKMVAVAKQRVARENKGSELFDIFANRSLDSTVAPEINKKPKLEQEQNVNITFVDTYPISPPPKQSSEQNSSVFMVVAPYSLKEKFETPDTHSIIALGFLSKNPSQSVIEMEKMIQGEGITSSYNLYNVYDLVEQYHNMTFVIDVFTYVFVIMISLIAVANVFNTISTSIRLRRRELAMLRSVGMSDRDFNKMMNFECVFYGMRTLLYGIPLSVISSWLIYKGLVSAEKMDNLNFVFPWGSMVISVFSVLFIVFVTMLYAISKIKKEDIIDALRDDLT, from the coding sequence ATGAATATTTTTAACAAAGTCACCCTGCAAAATATGAAAAAAAGCCATACCCGGACAGTTGTCACGATTATTGGAGTTATTCTCTCGGCCGCTATGATAACAGCAGTTGCTACCTTTGGTACTTCCCTGTTAAATTTTATGTTAAAGGTTTCTGTCCAGAAATATGGTGACTGGCACGTTGAGTTTTTTGATGCTGCCGCCTCTTTTGTACAGGAGAGAGCCCATGATCATAATGTTACCAAAACCGCAGCCTTTGAAAATATAGGATATGCAGACCTTGAAGGAGCAAAAAGCCCTGAGAAGCCTTATCTGTTTATCGCCGGTTTTAATAAAGAAACGTTTGATACCTTGCCTATAAGCTTGATTGCCGGAAGACTGCCCAAGAACAGTGGGGAAATTCTTGTTCCGTCCCACGTTGCTGCAAAGGGCGGTGTAAGATTTAAGGTGGGTGACACAATTTCACTTGCTGTTGGAGATCGCTTGGAGGGAGATAAAAAGCTAAGCCAGCATGACCCTTACCAATACAGGAAAGAAACTCTTGTATCAAAAGTACAGAGAACCTACACGGTTGTAGGCATCTGTAACAGACCTGCTTTTGAGGAACATTCCGCTCCGGGATACACATTGATAACAAAAGCAGATACTGTAGACAAAGCAGACAGCAACAGTCTGTTTGTCACGCTCAAAAATCCCCATAAAGTGAAAGCTTATGTAAACAGCACAGCCGGAGCGGGAGGTTATCTCCTGAATGATGATGTCTTGCGATTCATGGGAATTACAGATAATAAACTGTTCAATGGGTTTTTATATATGGTTGGCAGTATTTTAGTCGCCATAATAATGTTAGGTTCAATTTTTCTGATCTATAATTCCTTTAATATCTCCTTGAATGAACGAACACGACAGTTCGGGATTCTCTCATCAGTTGGTGCCACAGCGAAACAACTGCGAAATTCAGTATTGTTTGAAGGGGTTTGCATTGGAGCCATTGGCATACCCATTGGAGTTATGGTAGGTATAGGCAGTATAGGGCTTATAAATCCAATAGTTGACGGGAAGTTCAGGAATATCCTAAAAAGCACTGTGCCTTTAACACTATCCGTATCCGTACCCGCAATTGTAGCCGCAGGGGCAGTCAGTTTGGTTACCATTCTGATTTCAGCCTATATCCCTGCAAAAAAAGCTGCAAATACTCCCATTATGGAGAGCATTCGACAGACTAATGAAATTAAAACAGATGCGAAAGCCGTGAAAACTTCAAAGCTCACTCAGTATATTTTCGGGTTAGAGGGGACTCTTGCATTAAAAAACTTTAAGAGAAATAAGAGGCGGTACCGCAGCATCGTGTTATCACTCACCTTGAGTGTTGTGTTGTTTGTATCGGGAAGTGCTTTTGGAACAACGTTAAAAAGGCTTTCGAATCAGTATACAGTGGATATTGATTATGATATCTATTTTACCAATCAGGACATGAACGATGGCGAGATGTTTCCCCTTTATGATAAACTAAAAACTGCAGATGGGGTTTACGAAAGCTCTTATCAATCAGTATTAGCGTATTCCTGTTTAGTTAAGGCAGAGGATTTATCAGACAAATACCGGGAATATAGGGGGTATAAGAAGGCTGATGAAACCGTTTCGCTGCCAATGGACATTCAGTTTATTTCGGACAGTGAATATCTGAGTTTTATCAAGGACTTGGGCTTGTCTCCGGAAGAATATACCGGGCAGAACGCAAAAATGGTTGCTGTTGCTAAACAGCGGGTTGCCAGGGAAAACAAAGGGAGCGAATTGTTTGATATATTTGCCAATCGCTCTTTGGATAGTACAGTTGCACCAGAAATTAACAAAAAACCAAAATTGGAGCAGGAACAGAATGTAAACATTACCTTTGTCGATACATATCCGATAAGTCCGCCGCCAAAGCAATCCTCTGAACAAAATTCCAGCGTTTTTATGGTGGTTGCACCTTATTCGCTGAAAGAAAAGTTTGAAACCCCGGATACCCATTCGATTATAGCCCTGGGCTTTTTGTCAAAAAATCCTTCTCAGTCGGTGATTGAAATGGAAAAGATGATTCAAGGTGAGGGAATTACTTCGTCGTATAATCTATACAATGTATATGACTTAGTGGAGCAATACCACAATATGACCTTTGTGATAGATGTTTTTACCTATGTTTTTGTTATTATGATTTCACTGATAGCGGTTGCAAATGTATTTAATACGATATCCACAAGTATCAGACTGCGCAGGCGAGAGCTTGCCATGCTCCGCTCGGTAGGTATGTCCGACAGGGATTTCAATAAAATGATGAACTTCGAGTGTGTCTTTTATGGTATGAGGACATTGCTGTATGGAATTCCGTTGTCGGTAATCTCTTCATGGCTGATATACAAGGGGTTAGTGTCTGCAGAAAAGATGGATAACTTAAATTTTGTATTCCCTTGGGGCAGTATGGTAATCAGTGTGTTCAGCGTACTCTTTATTGTGTTTGTTACGATGTTATATGCTATTAGCAAGATAAAAAAAGAAGATATCATTGACGCACTTCGGGATGATTTAACTTAA
- a CDS encoding MerR family transcriptional regulator, translating to MKSIKQVSDLTGISVRMLHYYDKIGLLKPTTITEAGYRLYGDEALETLQHILFFRELDVPLKKMKEALDGSQNDKVQMLHNQKELLSLKRDKLNELIGLIEEKLNNNGTVNFKEFDMSEYFNVLEAFMQEHENEVVKYYGSVEEFSKILETMKSKEFEGAKMAIKQFGSIEKYTEAIKNNLSNLPLIMEGFQSIKDNIDVYSEQMDQLMKLLTSDLSKNPFSSDIQEIVKLMDDMVKEQSEIVKMDMGENYFELMADMYLTKPACTKIHDKKYGKGATKFIGEALKYYSENCKRK from the coding sequence ATGAAATCAATAAAACAGGTTTCGGATCTAACGGGTATTAGTGTTCGAATGCTTCATTATTACGATAAAATCGGTTTGTTAAAACCGACTACTATAACAGAAGCGGGATATAGGCTATATGGTGATGAGGCCTTAGAAACTCTACAGCATATACTTTTTTTTAGGGAGCTTGATGTTCCCTTGAAAAAGATGAAAGAAGCTTTGGATGGTTCACAAAACGACAAAGTGCAGATGCTTCATAATCAAAAAGAATTACTTTCCCTAAAAAGAGATAAATTAAATGAACTAATTGGACTTATTGAAGAAAAACTAAATAATAATGGTACTGTAAATTTTAAAGAATTTGATATGAGTGAATATTTTAATGTACTGGAAGCATTTATGCAGGAGCATGAAAATGAAGTTGTCAAGTATTACGGCAGCGTAGAGGAATTCAGCAAAATCCTTGAAACAATGAAATCCAAAGAGTTTGAGGGTGCTAAAATGGCAATCAAACAGTTTGGCAGTATCGAAAAATACACGGAAGCGATAAAAAATAACCTCAGTAATTTGCCATTGATTATGGAAGGGTTTCAGTCAATTAAAGATAATATAGATGTTTATTCAGAACAAATGGATCAATTAATGAAACTTTTGACATCTGATTTAAGTAAAAATCCTTTTTCATCTGATATTCAGGAGATTGTAAAATTAATGGATGATATGGTTAAGGAGCAGAGTGAAATTGTTAAGATGGATATGGGAGAAAACTATTTTGAGCTGATGGCGGATATGTATTTAACAAAGCCCGCATGTACAAAAATCCATGATAAAAAATATGGAAAAGGTGCGACAAAATTTATAGGGGAAGCCCTCAAATACTATAGTGAAAACTGTAAAAGGAAATGA